The Coraliomargarita parva genomic interval AGTATGTAACCGATTCGAATTTAATGATCACGAGATTATTAATGAAGCGACTAAGTTCCGCCCAGACCTCGTGCTGGTTAGTGGTTGGAGCGACAAGGGATATTTGTCTATATGTAAAGCTCTTTGTCGCCTTAAGAACCCGCCGCTTGTCGTTTGTGGAATGGATACGCAGTGGAAGGGATCGTTTCGCCAACGAATCGCTGCTCTGTTGTCTCCGTTTTATCTGAAAAAGTTTTTTAATGTCTTGTGGGTGGCTGGTGAACGTCAGCGACAGTTTGCGAGGCGATTGGGTTTTTATGGTTTTGGTTGCTGGGATGGTTACTATTCGTGTGACTACCGTAAGTTTAGCGCTAAGACAGAAAGGACTAGTGTATGCGATCGGGGGGTAAAAAAGTTTTTATTTGTTGGTAGATATGTTCGCGAGAAGGGAGTCGATATTTTGTCGGAGGCCTATGAGTTATATCGCAATCGTGTGGACAACCCTTGGCAGATGGTCTGTGCTGGGCGGGGGCCGATGGTAAGTGATATCAGAGCTGCAAGTTTGACTGATGTTGGTTTTGTCTCGCCTGAAGACTTGCCTACGCTGATGTCGGAGGTGGATTGTTTTGTTCTGCCGAGCTTATATGAACCGTGGGGGGTCGTGTTGCATGAGGCGGTCACTTCATCTCTGCCTGTAATTGCTACTGATGCATGTGGTTCAGCTGTCCATCTTGTGCGTGATGGATGGAATGGTCACTTAATTGAAGCTGGGGATGTACATGCGCTTTACGAGTCTATGCTGTCCATTCACTACGCATGCCAAGATCAACTGGATGATATGGGGCGAAACTCTGCTATCCTAGCGAAGCAATACACTCCCGATCGTTGGTCGCGTCAAATTATCAATGGTATTGATGCTTGGAAGATGCATTAGATGAGCACAATATACCATAACCATCGTCTTCTGGTACAAGCATCGTTTTGCCATAGCATTCACTTCTCCTATCATTGATTCATAATGGCTCCATTTTCACATACTCAAATGCGCGCTGGTTGTGGCCAGCTTCCTTCTTTTGTCGCAAGCAATCGCGATTCAAAGGTGTTTAAGCGTAGTGCTTTTACTATAACGAATCTTTGTCTCAATTTTATTGTTATAGCTTGCTTGTTTTTGGTGAATGGACTTGGGGAGTTTGGCAATACGATCTTCTTCATTTGTTTGGCTATAATGGCACTCAGAAGTGTGTCTGGGGCGTTGAAAGCGGTTAGTATTTTAGGGATATCGATAATGGGGAATCCTTATATTGTGGACCAAACTATCGTTGTCGCATATCTTCGTTTTCCTCTCATTGCGCTGGCGGGGATGCGGATTCTGTATGAAATTTTACTTAAACGTCGAGATCTCCTGCGATTGTCTCATTTAAACGCTTTAATATTATTTGGTCTGGTTTGTGTTGTCTTGGCTCCAATAAATGGGTATTTCATGCAGATTGCGGTTTTGAAGGCGGGCTTGTTCACCTATGGAGCATATGTTATTTTGGCTGGTACTGAACTCAATCGGTCTCGTATGTCGGATTTGACAGTTTGGTTCACTGCTTTGGTTGCATTTGTTTCGATTGGTACCTATATTACAATTCCTTTGGGTATCTCCCATGTGTTTCGTGGAGAGCTGCTCTTGCTAGGTGGGGTTGGAGGGTTGAGTGGCATTACGATACACCAGCAGACTCTTGGTTCCTTTGCGGCGATCAGTGCTGTCTTTTGCTTTGCTTTAGGTGTGTTTTCTAAGTTACCTAAGCGAGGTCTCTTTATTCTTTTGTTTGTTTCTTTTTTGCCGATTTTGGTGATGACGAAGTCGCGAACTGCCGTTGGAACTCTTATTCTATCTCTTGCTATGATAATTGTGGTAGCTCCCTTTTATCTCAGAGGGCAAAAGGCACATTTTAATAAGTTTAATTTCTGGCGTTGGTTTGCCGGCATGTGCGCGGTTTTGGTTGTTGGCATTTTTGCTGATTTTGCCACTGGTGGACGCATCTCAACTCGTGTCTTTGAATTTGCACTGAAGGGAATGGCGGGGCGGAGCTATTACGATGTACAGGTAACCGATGTGGCGATCAGTCGCATGGGGCTTATTGAGCAGTCATGGCAGATATTTTTAGATCATCCGTTATCCGGGATTAATTTCGGGACTTCAACGTCACGTTATTTTATAGAAAATGCTAGTACGTTCAGCGCACCGACAGAAAAAGGCTTTCTTCCCACTGCACTTCTGGAAGAAGTTGGATTAGTAGGGACATCTTTTTTTTGTATTTTCGTGTTCATGATTTTTAGGAAATTTTACCAGGACGAGAATATTATAGGTTTTGCGGTGTTTTCAGGTTTTTTGATCCAGAACTTGGGCGAGATGATGTTTTTCTCATTTGGGGGAGCAGGCATGTATTGCTGGACAGTTGTTGGTGCTGGTATTGCTATCGGGTACCGGCATCAGTTTGTGCGTAAATTTTAACAGAGTAATTAGATCTAAACACTGTGTTGCTTGTGTTTGAAGCTGATATGAAGATTGCACACTTTGTTTCTAGCTTATCTGTACAGACTGGTGGTCCGGCGCGTTCTGTATCGGCCTTGGCGAGTGAGTTGGCGCGGCGAAGCGACGCCTCGGTTTCACTTGTTCGCTCGTCGATGCTGCCTCCAGATGAGCTCAAGATCGCATCGGGCCTCGAACTCGGTATACTTAAGGGTAAATACGTAAGGTTTGACGAAAGGAAATTATACGGAAGTGATTTTGATGTTATGCACTCACATGGACTGTGGCTGCCTTTCAATCATGCTGTGGCAAAACTTGCGGGGCAACATCATGTGTTGTCTCCCCGCGGCATGTTGGAGCCTTGGGCATTGAATAATTCTAGAATGAAAAAAAAGCTAGCTTGGTTGCTTTACGAGAAATGTGATCTGAGGCGTGTGTGGGCCTTTCATGCGACTGCTCATTCCGAAGCGGAAAGTATTCGTCGATTGGGTTTTGTGCAGCCGATAGCCGTGATTCCAAATGGAGTCGAATTGCCCGAAGCTAGAAAACTAAAGCCGGCAAAAAGAAGTCAGAAAAAGACCGCGCTTTTTTTGTCACGGATTCACCCTAAGAAAGGAATTCTTATGTTATTAGACGCGTGGGCTAAATTGGCTCCAGAGGGCTGGCGTTTGGTAATTGCAGGTAATGACGATTGTAATCATTTGCGGGTAGTCGGGGCGAGGATTCGATCTCTTGACCTTCTGGAAACAGTAGAGCTTGCGGGCCCGTTGTTTGGGGAAGATAAGGAGGCGGCCTACAGGGGGGCTGATTTATTTGTCCTGCCATCATATTCTGAGAATTTCGGAATCGTAGTGGCTGAGGCCTTGGGGTATGGTCTACCTGTTCTGACGACCACAGGTTGCCCTTGGCAAGAGTTGTCGACTGAAGGCTGCGGTTGGTGGGTCGAACCGAATCCCACGGGGGTTTTTGAAGGGCTATCTGGGGCTTTGTCTACTTCGTCTGAGACGCTCATGGCCATGGGCGCGCGCGGTCGTCGTCTTGTCGAGGAGAAATATCAGTGGCCTGGTATCGCCGAACGGATGGCTCAGTTTTATGATTGGCTCTTGAATGGAGGGAAGCAGCCGGACTTTGTGGTATAATGACACTTGATATTCATACGAATCGTGCGGCTCGAAAGTATTCCAAAAAGGAGCTACTTTGCAGAGTCTTATGGGGGGTGGGTAAGGTTTTATTTAGGCTTAGTCCCCGTCCATGTTTCGCCTTTCGGCGGGGGATGCTTCGTATCTATGGCGCTAAGATCGGGGCGCGGACAAATATTTATCCTTCTGCGTGTATCTACTTCCCTTGGAATCTTGAGATCGGAGAAGATTCATCCATTGGTGAGTGGGCGTTGATTTATAATCTCGGTCCTATTTATATAGGAGATCGTTCCACGGTGTCTCAGCGTGTTCACCTGTGTGCGGGAACGCACGACTTCCGAGATCCATCGTTGCCTTTGTTGAAGCCGCCAATCCAGATTGGTGACGAGGTGTGGGTCTGTGCGGATGTGTTTGTAGGCCCTGGTGTTGTAGTTGGCAATCGAGCGGTTTTGGGGGCTAGGGCAGTCGTAGTAAAAGATGTGACTAACGGTAGTATTGTTGCGGGAAATCCTGCTGTATCAATCGGTCAGAGGGAAGTGTTCAATGGAGCAGGTTAAGAGTTTACATAATTTTATCTGTGGCATGTCTCGAGGGGGGACGACATGGTTAGGCTATTGTCTAAATGAGCATCCGGATATTGCGGTTTTTGGTGAGTCTCTTTTTTGGGGGAGGTATTATGTTAACCCTAGCTCTGGCGGGCGATACTCAACGGATGATATTGAGCGCATAATTAAATTTCAAAAGTCAAGCAGTCGCGCCTACTTTGGTAATGATATTGGATGTTTGAAGCATATCGATCGGGACCGTTGGGCTGAGATAGTTCTATCTTTGCGTGGTAAGAAATGTACACCAGGGGAGTTGTATCAGATTCTAGCGGAACGAGTTTCACAGTTAGAGTTGAAGTCTGTTGTCGTTGAGAAAACGCCACATCATGTGAATCACGTTGCGAGAATTTCTGAATTTTTTCCAGATAGTCGATTTATTGTGATGGTCCGCAATCCGTACTCATTTATGCTTTCCTATAAGAATCAGGGGTTACAGAAGAGCAGGGAGCAGCAGTTGAGCTTGTCTAAATATTTCCACCCAATTGGCTGTGCCTTGATTTGGAAAGCATACGCGCGTCAAGCACTCATAGTGAGTGGCAGTTTATCTAACCGTGTCCTCTTAATTCGATTTGAGGATATGCTAGTAGACCCGCAGGATATCTGGAGGCGTGTATTAACATTTCTTGGCGTTACAAGTTGCGAGCTGCCAGTTATAGAAGACCGTAATTCTAGTTTTACGAAACATGATCGACCAACCTTGAGTAAGTCAGACGTTTTTTGGATGAACTTAATATCGGGGCAACTTATCCGCGAACTGGGCTATGGCCGGGAGCCTGCTGGATATCCTTTGAAGTCGATTATTGCATCGCTATTCCAGCTGCTGCCGTGGGCATTGTACTTGTGTCGCGATATTTCAGGTAGAACGAGTAGTGGGATTATCAGATACGCCTTTCATTGGTTTAAAAAGGGATTGAATCGGGGATGAAAGTTTCGATCCTAATCCTTACATACAACGAGACGGTGAACATCGTTGATTGCCTTGAATCGGTTGCTTTCTCAGATGATGTAGTGGTTTTGGATTCTGAAAGTTCGGATTCAACAGCCGAGATTGCTCGTGACTTTGGTGCGACGGTATTGACCCGTGCTTTCGACAATTATGCAGCGCAGAGGAATTATGGTTTAGCCCATAATTTCAAGTATGAGTGGGTTTTGATGTTGGATGCGGATGAGCGGGTTCCAGACGATTTTTTCGCAGAGCTGGAGTGTGTGTCAGAGCTAGAGAATAATCCGGTGACACTCTACCGCATGCGGCGGAAAGATATGTTCATGGGCCGATGGTTAAAACGGTCCAGTGGTTATCCCACTTGGTTCGGACGTCTCTTCCGCAAGGGGAAAGTCCGTGTCGAACGCGAGATCAATGAGGAGTATTATACTGATGGTGAGATCGGCCTGCTGGAGGGGCACTTGATCCATTATCCCTTTAACAAGGGAATCGCTTACTGGTTAGAGCGGCACAACCGATACTCCTCAATGGAGGCCGTCAAATTAAGTGACGAGCGGAAAGAGCCGGTAGTATGGACGAATTTCCTAAGCAAGGATCCGATGCTACGACGCAAGGCATTTAAAGCCTTTGCCTACCGGATGCCTTTCAGGCCGTTTCTGACTTTTTGTTTCTTGTATTTCGTAAAACTTGGATTCCTCGACGGCAAAGCCGGATTTCATTTCAGTCTTATGCGGGCCTTCTACGAATACATGATTTCACTGAAAATCCGTGAATTGCACAGAAAGCACTCAGAGCTTCCAGTGTAGGTAACTGAGCAATTCTGGCTGATGCGAATCTGGATTTTCAACCCGTACGATGACATTCCCGGAGAGGGCAAGTCGCAGCGGTTTTGGGCCTTGGCTCAGGTCGCGGCGGAGATGGGGCATGAAGTGGTCTGGTGGAGCTCTGATTTTTCGCACCGTCGAAAAGTCCAGAGAGCAGAGCAGTCAGTTCAACATGTTGCCAAAGAACCGAGCTCTATGAACTTCGCCCTTCGTCTTGTAAAGACGCCTGCCTATTCAAAAAACATTTCACTGGCGCGGGTCTGGAATCACCGGGCTTACGGCAAGGGCCTATATCATGACGCTGTACGAGCGATCGATGCGGGTGAACTCGCAAAGCCGGATGTCATCCTTGCAAGTCTGCCGCCAATGGAGGGAGCGATTTCTGCGCTTCGATTGCGTCAACGGTACGGCTGTAAAGTCGTTACGGATATCATGGATGCGTGGCCGGAGACGCTGCTTCAGGCTTTTCCGAGAGGGCTTCGACCATTGGGGCGTATTCTGCTGTGGCCGTATTGGCGTATGCTTCGCACTGCCTGTGTGGAGTCGGATGGACTCAGTGCGCAGTCGCACACCTTTGCGGATTTTGCCATGCAA includes:
- a CDS encoding putative colanic acid biosynthesis acetyltransferase; the protein is MLRIYGAKIGARTNIYPSACIYFPWNLEIGEDSSIGEWALIYNLGPIYIGDRSTVSQRVHLCAGTHDFRDPSLPLLKPPIQIGDEVWVCADVFVGPGVVVGNRAVLGARAVVVKDVTNGSIVAGNPAVSIGQREVFNGAG
- a CDS encoding O-antigen ligase family protein, with amino-acid sequence MAPFSHTQMRAGCGQLPSFVASNRDSKVFKRSAFTITNLCLNFIVIACLFLVNGLGEFGNTIFFICLAIMALRSVSGALKAVSILGISIMGNPYIVDQTIVVAYLRFPLIALAGMRILYEILLKRRDLLRLSHLNALILFGLVCVVLAPINGYFMQIAVLKAGLFTYGAYVILAGTELNRSRMSDLTVWFTALVAFVSIGTYITIPLGISHVFRGELLLLGGVGGLSGITIHQQTLGSFAAISAVFCFALGVFSKLPKRGLFILLFVSFLPILVMTKSRTAVGTLILSLAMIIVVAPFYLRGQKAHFNKFNFWRWFAGMCAVLVVGIFADFATGGRISTRVFEFALKGMAGRSYYDVQVTDVAISRMGLIEQSWQIFLDHPLSGINFGTSTSRYFIENASTFSAPTEKGFLPTALLEEVGLVGTSFFCIFVFMIFRKFYQDENIIGFAVFSGFLIQNLGEMMFFSFGGAGMYCWTVVGAGIAIGYRHQFVRKF
- a CDS encoding glycosyltransferase family 2 protein, which encodes MKVSILILTYNETVNIVDCLESVAFSDDVVVLDSESSDSTAEIARDFGATVLTRAFDNYAAQRNYGLAHNFKYEWVLMLDADERVPDDFFAELECVSELENNPVTLYRMRRKDMFMGRWLKRSSGYPTWFGRLFRKGKVRVEREINEEYYTDGEIGLLEGHLIHYPFNKGIAYWLERHNRYSSMEAVKLSDERKEPVVWTNFLSKDPMLRRKAFKAFAYRMPFRPFLTFCFLYFVKLGFLDGKAGFHFSLMRAFYEYMISLKIRELHRKHSELPV
- a CDS encoding glycosyltransferase, with product MKIAHFVSSLSVQTGGPARSVSALASELARRSDASVSLVRSSMLPPDELKIASGLELGILKGKYVRFDERKLYGSDFDVMHSHGLWLPFNHAVAKLAGQHHVLSPRGMLEPWALNNSRMKKKLAWLLYEKCDLRRVWAFHATAHSEAESIRRLGFVQPIAVIPNGVELPEARKLKPAKRSQKKTALFLSRIHPKKGILMLLDAWAKLAPEGWRLVIAGNDDCNHLRVVGARIRSLDLLETVELAGPLFGEDKEAAYRGADLFVLPSYSENFGIVVAEALGYGLPVLTTTGCPWQELSTEGCGWWVEPNPTGVFEGLSGALSTSSETLMAMGARGRRLVEEKYQWPGIAERMAQFYDWLLNGGKQPDFVV
- a CDS encoding glycosyltransferase family 4 protein; this translates as MGGVSSEELHVLVLYTRLSGYVASCLQELRSKGVELLVYAYPAQHNAPFDPSLFVNCGVVCNRFEFNDHEIINEATKFRPDLVLVSGWSDKGYLSICKALCRLKNPPLVVCGMDTQWKGSFRQRIAALLSPFYLKKFFNVLWVAGERQRQFARRLGFYGFGCWDGYYSCDYRKFSAKTERTSVCDRGVKKFLFVGRYVREKGVDILSEAYELYRNRVDNPWQMVCAGRGPMVSDIRAASLTDVGFVSPEDLPTLMSEVDCFVLPSLYEPWGVVLHEAVTSSLPVIATDACGSAVHLVRDGWNGHLIEAGDVHALYESMLSIHYACQDQLDDMGRNSAILAKQYTPDRWSRQIINGIDAWKMH
- a CDS encoding sulfotransferase family protein, coding for MEQVKSLHNFICGMSRGGTTWLGYCLNEHPDIAVFGESLFWGRYYVNPSSGGRYSTDDIERIIKFQKSSSRAYFGNDIGCLKHIDRDRWAEIVLSLRGKKCTPGELYQILAERVSQLELKSVVVEKTPHHVNHVARISEFFPDSRFIVMVRNPYSFMLSYKNQGLQKSREQQLSLSKYFHPIGCALIWKAYARQALIVSGSLSNRVLLIRFEDMLVDPQDIWRRVLTFLGVTSCELPVIEDRNSSFTKHDRPTLSKSDVFWMNLISGQLIRELGYGREPAGYPLKSIIASLFQLLPWALYLCRDISGRTSSGIIRYAFHWFKKGLNRG